From the Oscarella lobularis chromosome 13, ooOscLobu1.1, whole genome shotgun sequence genome, one window contains:
- the LOC136194742 gene encoding dynactin subunit 2-like — protein MEVLLVHKLLKRHDSRLRRVRGLRKNIRAFVDMAEILESEVFETPDPVRGDDHYEDDSVSETVEGIEVDVQASHDMFNKSVLDSRQANFSDAVGRSRSRGYGTKRSEFELLPDGDKQKESLYQKYQRLKLETEDLLKDLKDAKEVEETAKNLDVSTVNLANQAGQLHEQLNEFTLEKVLGQMPGQSAADRELSRRLNAELKSFREKAPTTGGDGHVTYELYYRPEHEKFAQLSKVAELEQRVKTLEAAVGTKESEITFFSHEGHPESKSLTTAAEALEEKLSLLDLDQIDQIEARLQSVLYHMSQIAANKESVEKVEEVSKVDELYELVKNWDHMASSLPQLVSRLESLQELHRQAAEFSQSVTYLDAAQQRIKSQLESDRSVMASVTATFEKNSLSIVANCEALEQRIGALLANVNPSNK, from the exons ATGGAAGTCCTTCTTGTTCATAAACTTTTGAAACGCCATGATTCTCGTTTACGACGCGTCCGGGGTCTAAGAAAGAACATTCGGGCGTTCGTCGACATGGCGGAG ATACTCGAATCGGAAGTGTTCGAAACTCCAGATCCGGTGCGAGGAGACGATCATTACGAG GATGACTCAGTCAGCGAAACGGTCGAGGGCATTGAAGTCGACGTTCAGGCGTCACATGACATGTTCAATAAAAGCGTCTTGGACTCGCGTCAAGCGA ATTTTTCTGATGCTGTTGGTCGGTCGAGAAGTAGAGGTTACGGCACAAAGAGATCGGAATTTGAATTG CTTCCTGACGGTGATAAACAAAAGGAGAGTCTCTATCAAAAATATCAGAGACTAAAGCTGGAGACGGAAGATCTTTTGAAAGACTTGAAAGACGCTAAA GAAGTCGAGGAGACGGCTAAGAATTTAGATGTATCAACTGTCAACTTAGCTAACCAG gcgGGACAGTTGCACGAGCAG CTGAATGAGTTCACTTTGGAAAAGGTTCTTGGTCAG ATGCCAGGACAGTCAGCAGCTGATAGGGAACTATCGAG GCGACTCAATGCTGAATTGAAGTCGTTCAGAGAAAAGGCGCCTACTACTGGTGGGgatggtcacgtgacgtatGAGCTTTACTACCGCCCGGAGCATGAGAAATTTGCACAATTGTCAAAG GTTGCTGAGTTGGAGCAGAGAGTCAAAACGCTAGAGGCTGCAGTTGGAACGAAGGAGTCTGAGATA ACTTTTTTTTCACATGAAGGACACCCGGAATCAAAATCTCTGACA ACGGCAGCTGAAGCTCTGGAGGAAAAGCTGTCTCTCTTGGATTTGGATCAAATTGATCAGATAGAAGCTAGGCTTCAG TCTGTCTTGTATCACATGAGTCAAATTGCAGCTAACAAGGAAAGTGTCGAAAAAGTCGAGGAAGTGTCAAAG GTAGATGAACTGTATGAGTTAGTGAAGAATTGGGATCACATGGCCTCATCTCTTCCTCAGTTG GTCAGTCGTCTGGAGTCACTTCAAGAGCTTCATCGCCAAG CTGCGGAGTTTAGTCAGAGCGTGACGTATCTTGACGCAGCTCAACAGCGAATCAAATCTCAGCTGGAATCAGATCGATCCGTGATGGCCTcg GTGACGGCAACGtttgagaaaaattcattATCAATTGTGGCCAACTGTGAAGCGCTTGAGCAGAGAATTGGCGCACTTTTAGCTAACGTCAACCCTTCTAATAAATGA
- the LOC136194738 gene encoding probable ATP-dependent RNA helicase DDX23, with translation MGREKSRRNRSRSRSRDRERRKRSRSRERRRSRSRSPRSRKDRRSTRRRSRSRSRSVDEGRRGDRGQRSRSRERDREAKRRRESEKEEKITKGDDDEKKKGQTGNGEEAMEVKEEDKIPSPKKKQAPLSLEEMIAKRQKELEEQSKPKFLTKEERAALALKKRQEEVEERNRKLKEEREKRMKFSDEARGIDRNRRRETDEEREKRKAERELSIASKHQEAELSAIKDRYLGGVKKRKRARRLNERKFVFAWDASEDTASDHNPLYSERHEVQFFGRGHVAGIDLKAQKKNQSRFYGDLLEKRRTEEEKSQALTMEKKNEEKEKKALWDDRHWTQKALDEMTERDWRIFKEDYSISTKGGRIPNPTRSWKELNLPPELHKIIEQLGYQEPTPIQRQAISIGLQNRDVIGVAETGSGKTAAFILPLLIWILSLPKEKREEDADEGPYAIILAPTRELAQQIEEETAKFAKPCGVRTVAVVGGLSREEQGFQLRLGCDIVIATPGRLIDVIENRYIVLSRCTYVVLDEADRMIDMGFEPEVQKILSELPVTNEKPDTDDAEDPNKLLCLGTKQRYRQTAMFTATMPPAVERMARNYLRRPAVVYIGIIGKPVERVEQRVHIVTEAQKRKMMTELLRSGIEPPIIIFVNQKKGCDVLARSLEKMGFKSTVLHGGRNQEQRDYALSCLKSGTKDILVATDVAGRGIDIPDVSMVINYDMAKSIENYTHRIGRTGRAGKAGIAVTFLTQDDSPLFYDLKQLLLSSPVSTCPSELSNHPEAQNKPGTFVMKKRKDEKLFAV, from the exons ATGGGACGCGAAAAGAGTAGAAGAAATCGATCCCGAAGTCGCAGTCGCGATCGGGAAAGACGCAAACGATCGCGAAGTCGCGAACGAAGACGCAGTCGCAGCCGAAGTCCTCGTTCCCGCAAggatcgtcgctcgacgcgcCGTCGAAGCCGATCGCGAAGCCGCAGCGTCGATGAGGGACGTCGAGGAGATCGCGGACAACGATCGAGGTCGCGCGAGCGCGATCGCGAAGCAAAACGACGCAGAGAGTcggaaaaggaggagaa GATAACGAAGGGAGAtgatgacgagaagaagaaaggacaGACTGGGAATGGCGAGGAAGCAATGGAAGTCAAGGAAGAAGACAAGATTCCGTCCccgaagaaaaaacaggCT cCGCTATCCCTTGAGGAAATGATTGCTAAGCGTCAGAAGGAACTGGAAGAACAGTCCAAA CCGAAATTTCTAACCAAAGAGGAGCGAGCTGCTCTTGCTTTGAAAAAAAGGCAGGAGGAAgttgaagaaagaaacagGAAATTGAAG GAGGAGAGGGAAAAAAGGATGAAGTTTTCTGATGAGGCAAGAGGAATAGacagaaacagaagaagagaaacagacgag GAacgagagaaacgaaaagcggAACGTGAA CTTTCCATTGCTAGCAAGCATCAAGAAGCCGAATTATCAGCAATCAAGGATCGATACTTGGGCGGagtaaaaaagagaaagagagctcGACGACTCaacgagagaaaattcgtcttcgcttgGGACGCGTCTGAAGACACGGCATCTGATCACAACCCCCTCTACAGTGAACGTCACGAAGTTCAGTTTTTTGGACGCGGACACGTCGCAGGAATTGATCTCAAA GctcagaagaagaatcagTCGCGTTTCTATGGTGATTTACTGGAGAAAAGACGAACcgaggaagaaaaatcacAAGCCTT AACGatggagaagaagaacgaggaaaaagagaagaaggcgtTGTGGGATGACAGGCATTGGACTCAGAAGGCCTTAGACGAAATGACGGAAAGGGATTGGAGAATATTCAAGGAAGACTACAGCATATCAACAAAGG GTGGTCGTATTCCCAACCCAACGCGTTCTTGGAAGGAACTCAATTTGCCACCGGAACTTCATAAAATTATTGAACAATTGGGTTATCAGGAACCGACTCCTATTCAGAGGCAAGCTATATCTATTGGATTACAGAACAGGGATGTCATTGGAGTGGCAGAAACCG ggaGTGGTAAAACAGCTGCTTTTATTTTGCCTCTTCTAATATGGATTCTGAGTCTTCCTAAAGAGAAGAG GGAAGAGGATGCTGATGAGGGTCCCTATGCTATTATTTTGGCTCCAACGAGAGAATTGGCTCAGcagatagaagaagaaacggctAAATTCGCCAAACCGTGTGGAGTAAGAACAGTGGCCGTCGTTGGAGGG TTGTCAAGAGAAGAGCAAGGGTTTCAACTACGTCTTGGCTGTGAC ATCGTTATCGCGACTCCCGGCCGTCtaattgacgtcatag AGAATCGCTACATTGTCCTAAGCCGCTGCACCTACGTCGTTCTCGATGAA GCTGATCGGATGATTGACATGGGTTTCGAGCCGGAAGTGCAGAAAATTCTCTCGGAATTGCCCGTCACCAACGAAAAGCCGGACACCGACGACGCGGAGGATCCGAACAAGTTGCTCTGCCTGGGAACAAAGCAGAGATATCGTCAA ACGGCTATGTTCACGGCAACGATGCCGCCCGCTGTGGAAAGAATGGCGAGGAATTATCTTAG aCGCCCTGCTGTTGTTTACATAGGCATCATTG GTAAACCGGTTGAACGAGTGGAGCAACGCGTGCACATCGTCACGGAAGCTCAGAAGAg GAAAATGATGACGGAATTGTTGAGAAGTGGAATCGAACCTCCCATCATCATCTTCGTTAATCAGAAAAAGGGATGTGACGTATTGGCTAGATCCCTGGAAAAAATGGGA TTCAAGTCAACCGTTCTCCACGGAGGAAGAAATCAAGAACAGAG GGACTATGCATTGTCTTGCCTAAAATCCGGAACAAAGGATATCCTGGTAGCAACAGATGTCGCCGGACGTGGAATCGACATTCC AGACGTCTCCATGGTGATCAATTACGATATGgcaaaatcaatagaaa attatACTCACCGTATTGGTCGAACTGGACGAGCTGGAAAGGCTGGAATAGCGGTCACGTTTCTGACTCAAGACGACTCGCCTTTGTTCTACGATTTGAAGCAGCTCTTATTGTCGAGTCCAGTCAGCACTTGTCCCTCCGAACTGTCCAATCATCCGGAGGCTCAAAACAAACCAGGAACGTTTgtgatgaagaagagaaaagacgaaaaattgTTCGCTGTTTGA
- the LOC136194745 gene encoding LOW QUALITY PROTEIN: inositol hexakisphosphate kinase 1-like (The sequence of the model RefSeq protein was modified relative to this genomic sequence to represent the inferred CDS: substituted 1 base at 1 genomic stop codon) codes for MPDKGDQMNEESDEISLQPFSHQVGGHYAMMQLDDHSVCKPLNETELLFYKTAPDAIKEFVPKFKGTLDLNKSGTVASGSTALGTKSDSLCIKDDEERIASGSRTSYNNGRNQGFVFFLTXSSFIIFLNFCFEERCWTKSDFMKPKIARRMTESNEFLVLENVVARFRRPSIIDIKMGTRQHGDDATREKIDRQQAKCAFTTSSDLGLRICGMKVYLHSKSSYMHRDKYFGRRLTAETFKTGLLEYFQPIIDVGMTSMIRAFLKRLSQLRALIEKQETYRFYSSSLLFVYDAEADRCSLDDGYDDCIDVRMIDFAHSTNAGDGSGRVHEGPDKGYLFGLKNLIRFLEDFFCEFGRCSSGSSSA; via the exons ATGCCCGATAAAG GCGACCAAATGAACGAAGAATCGGACGAAATATCGCTGCAACCGTTCAGCCACCAGGTCGGCGGCCACTACGCTATGATGCAACTCGACGATCACAGCGTTTGCAAACCGCTCAACGAAACCGAACTCCTTTTCTACAAAACGGCCCCGGACGCCATCAAAGAATTCGTTCCCAAATTcaaag gcACGCTCGATCTAAATAAAAGCGGAACAGTCGCCTCGGGTTCGACGGCCTTAGGAACGAAATCCGATTCCCTTTGTATtaaagacgacgaggaaagaaTAGCCTCAGGCTCGAGAACATCCTACAACAATGGACG GAATCAaggtttcgttttttttctgacgtagtCTTcttttataatttttttgaatttttgttttgaagaGCGCTGTTGGACGAAATCGGATTTCATGAAGCCGAAAATTGCTCGACGAATGACGGAATCGAACG AGTTTCTTGTTCTGGAAAACGTTGTCGCGCGTTTTCGACGGCCCAGCATCATTGATATTAAAATGGGAACGCGACAGCACGGCGATGACGCGACgcgagagaaaatcgatcgtCAGCAGGCGAAATGCGCGTTCACGACGTCCAGCGACCTCGGTCTGCGCATATGCGGAATGAaa GTATATTTGCACTCGAAATCCTCCTACATGCATCGCGATAAATATTTCGGGCGTCGGCTAACGGCGGAGACGTTCAAAACGGGTCTCTTGGAATATTTTCAGCCGATTATTGACGTGGGTATGACGAGCATGATCCGCGCTTTTCTCAAGAGACTCAGTCAGCTGAGAGCTCTCATCGAAAAGCAGGAAACGTATCGATTTTACTCCAGCtcgcttctcttcgtctacgACGCCGAAGCGGATCGCTGTTCCCTTGACGACGGTTACGACGATTGCATAGACGTTCGTATGATCGATTTCGCGCATTCGACTAACGCGGGTGACGGAAGCGGACGCGTTCACGAGGGCCCCGATAAGGGATACCTGTTTGGGCTTAAGAACCTAATACGTTTCCTCGAGGACTTTTTTTGTGAGTTTGGCCGTTGTAGTAGTGGGAGTTCCTCCGCTTGA